The following proteins are encoded in a genomic region of Arachis ipaensis cultivar K30076 chromosome B02, Araip1.1, whole genome shotgun sequence:
- the LOC107626500 gene encoding zinc finger protein JACKDAW, whose protein sequence is MNNFIHNSNSANHLSLSSSSLPAIGKRPEIGASSSSDNLASIYTSDGQSTTTDNNNKQLSPMSATALLQKAAQMGSTRSTTSPSIFSATFGVMTSSSSNNSNHAHAGDFASTSSFSSFTHSSNTYDQLVMQSAAQNSTTDPAGNLKLPHHGGSNSASMEHNLTRDFLGVSGAGEGPAGLHQFLPQELAKFASSMGLTQFTTN, encoded by the coding sequence ATGAATAACTTCATCCACAATAGTAATAGTGCAAACCACCTTTCACTCTCTTCATCGTCACTACCTGCTATTGGAAAAAGACCAGAAATAGGAGCTTCATCATCATCAGATAACTTGGCTTCTATTTATACTTCTGACGGTCAAAGCACCACCACCGATAACAATAACAAGCAATTATCTCCCATGTCAGCAACCGCACTTCTTCAGAAAGCAGCTCAGATGGGTTCCACAAGATCAACCACCAGTCCTTCCATTTTCAGTGCTACTTTTGGGGTAATGACCTCCTCATCATCTAATAATTCAAACCATGCTCATGCTGGGGATTTTGCTTCAACTAGTAGCTTCAGCTCATTCACGCATTCTTCCAACACTTATGATCAGCTAGTTATGCAAAGTGCAGCACAAAATAGTACCACTGATCCTGCGGGGAACTTGAAGCTCCCTCATCATGGCGGTTCAAACTCAGCGTCCATGGAACATAACTTGACGAGAGATTTTCTCGGGGTCAGCGGTGCTGGTGAAGGACCCGCTGGCCTTCATCAGTTCCTAccacaagagcttgcaaagtttGCTTCTTCCATGGGGCTCACCCAATTCACTACCAATTAG